From Mya arenaria isolate MELC-2E11 chromosome 12, ASM2691426v1, the proteins below share one genomic window:
- the LOC128211368 gene encoding uncharacterized protein LOC128211368, with amino-acid sequence MNKEEQKRLRETMPDWSRVVDPMTLTIDLPCLSETDKQRIRNSQIGVVHGCNGLAAGSLYSALIQKKQGFREFVLALRRQDHESQADNLDPGHDIKEEDASSNLAAISPPDIPVGASGGTYSTPILCTNDEQEKHLRNGNLMSRNETVPKAYMKSKKIVIDNSPYSADKTTTPNIGSLGHAENKHNRNMSNTLIANLFAEDSDSDNNAKAINNETDVCQKKMSNLGPSDRNVSHLKPDEIRLNLNIDAYENVDSKEETFRKQVVNDSIEVVSCNIGKVHTRQAREKHICEEHVDHSFEDRRNSVPRHLDGDDELDSIREKGKNKRWPGIDASCETKNSAFDDQDSVSWSSQSDSTSTQFGNKLTESLDNVLSPYSEQPRGVTGQGEDESFTNDCQNTRGDVTEVKEKDLPLNNEQPVNVIEQSVNECPIIGDDAAQSEENVLPPDFDQSRYLTRQRKDERLTNNRSSTGVEETQTESNIVPTNNDQSRDLTGPRVDEQLTNNLSITGIEASQAESNTVSSKEDQSGEVNVCVGKAKKQSNSLNRYVSHAVSAFSYVREHVI; translated from the exons ATGAACAAAGAAGAACAAAAAAGACTTCGAGAGACTATGCCGGACTGGAGCAGGGTTGTTGATCCCATGACCCTAACCATTGACTTGCCTTGTTTATCCGAAACAGATAAG CAACGAATACGGAATTCGCAGATAGGTGTTGTCCATGGCTGCAACGGTCTCGCCGCTGGGAGTCTATACAGCGCTTTGATTCAGAAGAAACAAGGATTCCGAGAATTTGTGTTGGCGTTAAGGAGACAGGATCATGAAAGCCAGGCAGACAATTTAGACCCTGGTCATGACATTAAAG AGGAAGACGCCTCCTCCAATTTGGCTGCAATTTCTCCCCCAGATATACCAGTTGGTGCAAGCGGTGGAACGTACTCGACCCCCATCCTCTGCACTAATGATGAACAAGAAAAGCATCTTCGAAATGGTAATTTGATGTCCAGAAATGAAACTGTACCGAAAGCCTACATGAAAAGTAAGAAAATCGTCATTGACAATTCCCCTTATTCAGcggataaaacaacaacaccaaacatTGGATCACTGGGTCAtgctgaaaacaaacataatcgaAACATGTCCAATACATTAATTGCTAATTTGTTTGCAGAGGATTCAGATTCTGATAACAATGCTAAAGCAATCAATAATGAAACTGATgtttgtcagaaaaaaatgtcaaatttagGTCCAAGCGACCGAAATGTCAGTCATCTGAAACCCGATGAAATAAGATTAAACCTAAACATTGATGCGTATGAGAACGTTGATTCCAAAGAAGAAACATTTCGAAAACAGGTAGTGAACGATTCCATCGAAGTTGTGTCGTGTAACATAGGCAAAGTCCACACACGTCAAGCAcgtgaaaaacatatttgtgaagAACATGTAGATCACTCATTTGAAGACAGGCGCAATTCCGTTCCCAGACACTTAGATGGTGATGATGAACTCGATAGTATACGAGAAAAGGGGAAAAATAAAAGATGGCCAGGAATTGATGCAAGTTGTGAAACAAAGAATTCTGCGTTTGACGATCAGGATTCTGTTTCATGGAGTAGCCAAAGTGACAGTACTTCAACACAGTTTGGAAATAAACTCACTGAATCACTTGACAATGTATTGTCTCCATATTCTGAGCAACCACGTGGTGTCACCGGGCAAGGGGAAGATGAATCCTTTACAAACGATTGTCAAAATACAAGAGGAGATGTTACAGAAGTGAAAGAGAAGGATTTGCCTCTGAACAACGAACAGCCAGTTAATGTTATTGAGCAATCTGTGAACGAATGCCCCATTATAGGAGATGATGCAGCTCAATCAGAAGAAAACGTTTTGCCTCCTGATTTTGACCAGTCACGATATTTGACTAGGCAAAGAAAAGATGAACGGTTAACAAACAATCGGTCCAGTACTGGAGTAGAAGAAACACAAACAGAATCAAATATTGTGCCTACAAATAATGACCAGTCACGTGATTTGACTGGGCCAAGAGTTGATGAACAGTTAACAAACAATCTCTCAATTACTGGAATAGAAGCATCACAAGCCGAATCAAATACTGTGTCTTCAAAAGAGGATCAGTCTGGTGAGGTGAATGTTTGTGTGGGAAAGGCCAAGAAACAGTCAAATTCTTTAAACAGATATGTTAGCCATGCGGTGTCAGCTTTTTCATACGTGCGTGAGCATGTGATATAG
- the LOC128211369 gene encoding uncharacterized protein LOC128211369, which translates to MNKEEEDAFLKILLEFSDTVDPMTLLLDLPCLSRSARENVVNSQTGAWCGSSEKAALRLHGALAKRPEGFREIVLALRRHNHDELADKLDPRHQIQEKDTTLCLEVRHLSDMPTGAGVNMCKTTKTVVAARQMTEPNIGSPGYVGGPRLSLSEQFQQPKPVISGQTTTNLPAPTWSMSQRPTWCSTNEKSSIHDSYGEPVQDVNIANNFGEDSDSDNNNDNKENNKEAHVAKKCTENTSEFKMVIVETELNLPKSPADELLLKRNELRNRVFEEKIANDNNIEHMHSELFPSTSTTGIGSSCLSSVGKIDVKISNEETLRQFEVNEGASNNNSAKEKGNTKTETRGKYSCENYIDHSLEDKHIHVPEHVESDTELDSIREKGKNKDLPGFRESQDLDSAENKGHDSVFAISSEDQSASSSTILENQRTDSPGSVWPPNFDQPRDVTVHREHERRTNNNICENVSVEGQSTETRCQSSNMYVNGVVSWLLYIGDKML; encoded by the exons atgaacaaagagGAAGAAGACGCATTCCTAAAAATTCTGCTTGAGTTCAGCGATACAGTGGATCCCATGACGCTGCTCCTCGACTTACCATGTCTATCTCGAAGTGCAAGA GAAAATGTAGTGAACTCGCAGACAGGAGCATGGTGTGGCTCGAGTGAAAAAGCAGCTCTAAGGCTACATGGTGCTTTAGCTAAGAGGCCAGAAGGATTCCGAGAGATCGTGTTGGCATTGAGGAGGCATAATCATGACGAGCTCGCAGACAAATTAGACCCTCGTCATCAAATACAAG AAAAAGATACCACTCTATGCTTAGAAGTCCGCCATCTTTCTGATATGCCAACTGGTGCCGGCGTTAATATGTGCAAAACTACGAAAACTGTTGTTGCAGCAAGACAGATGACAGAACCAAATATTGGATCGCCGGGCTATGTCGGAGGACCGAGGTTGTCGTTGTCTGAGCAGTTTCAGCAACCAAAACCTGTAATTAGCGGTCAAACAACAACCAACTTGCCTGCACCGACCTGGTCAATGTCCCAAAGACCAACATGGTGTTCAACGAATGAAAAGTCTTCAATACACGATTCTTATGGTGAACCAGTACAGGATGTTAATATTGCGAATAATTTTGGTGAAGATTCCGAttctgataataataatgataataaggAAAACAATAAAGAAGCACATGTTGCCAAAAAATGCACAGAAAATACGAGtgaatttaaaatggtgattgTTGAGACAGAATTAAATCTTCCGAAGTCACCTGCAGACGAACTTCTTCTGAAAAGAAATGAGCTACGAAATCGggtatttgaagaaaaaatagcAAACGACAATAACATTGAACATATGCACTCTGAATTATTTCCATCAACATCTACAACTGGAATAGGGTCCAGCTGTTTGTCGTCTGTCGGAAAGATAGATGTCAAGATATCCAACGAAGAAACACTCAGACAATTTGAAGTGAACGAAGGGGCATCAAATAACAATAGTGccaaagaaaaaggaaacacGAAAACAGAGACTCGAGGAAAATATAGCTGTGAAAATTACATAGATCATTCCTTAGAGGACAAACATATTCACGTCCCTGAACACGTTGAGAGCGATACGGAACTAGACAGTATACGAGAGAAgggaaaaaataaagatttgccTGGTTTTCGCGAAAGTCAGGATCTGGATTCAGCTGAAAATAAAGGTCATGATTCAGTATTTGCCATCAGTAGCGAGGACCAAAGTGCAAGTAGTTCAACAATACTAGAAAATCAACGTACAGACTCACCAGGCAGTGTTTGGCCTCCAAATTTTGATCAACCGCGTGATGTGACTGTTCACAGAGAACATGAACGTCGTACGAACAATaacatttgtgaaaatgttAGTGTAGAAGGGCAGTCAACAGAAACACGATGCCAATcttcaaacatgtatgttaacGGTGTGGTGTCATGGTTACTATACATTGGTGATAAGATGTTGTAG
- the LOC128211365 gene encoding uncharacterized protein LOC128211365, with protein sequence MNRREKEAFEMIRPDFCRMVDPMTLTIDLLCLSEPDRQKIRNTQIAAVHGSMSTAAQILHSVLIRCPRGFREVVLALRNNNHGDLADKLDPDHDIQSADEATSSKSATSPPAVMPASATGDKGPTPNTRPSITLETLWNQLPVRVTNSLKKMDRNTHTVEDLAEHFDLTNEEYEELKSKADPGSSITLDILKLKHSQAPEFKLRTIYQALQAIQRLDIVSEIEQKTGVQSPFHIVEQQAGNDNGQNTAPTGSTVQVTNHSNEGRTIYRREETTRPGHEYARNEVLNRNDVERKMYVGEQKLPSTYEAVPTNDMETAENVNAKSLYSAGRTTEPNIGSPGFDGGPKLSLYEQFQQSNSVSNGQSTNILPKPTWSMSQRPKLTNSDRSETASGRSTTKKTSIHDSNHEAENDLNIDSTICNNIVAEDSDSDNNIKEINNETNDGVKGTEETKLKPGVTEQNDKELKPSEYRFNPKMAPFDSIDKVNQQIEETANRDNEQQRMLMLKDNNSTEMRQSLTASFDSGTSLAAPNLSCETPSNQKEESCESKRLYENENSAAMENIPIVQTRGSHPKSPSDELRLKRNKLRNRVFGEKITNDNNIEHMHSEIFPSTSTTGIGPGSLSSVKKEDVQKLNSETFRKNEVNEAVPSNNNAKENTNTKTETRIKYSCEHYIDHSLEDKYIHVPKHVQSDTELDSIREKGKNKDLPGFRESEDLDSAEYKGHDSVFTISSEEQSTSSSTMLENQRTDTPDSVWSQNSEQPREVTVHIEHERHMNNRTCDNLCLEEEGKSTETQRQSFKSYASGAVSWIAYMRQKML encoded by the exons ATGAACAGACGGGAAAAAGAAGCATTTGAAATGATTCGACCCGATTTTTGCCGAATGGTTGATCCAATGACACTCACCATTGACTTACTTTGTTTATCCGAACCTGATAGG CAAAAGATACGTAACACGCAGATAGCCGCTGTTCATGGTTCTATGTCTACAGCCGCTCAGATTCTACACAGTGTTTTGATTCGGTGCCCACGTGGATTTCGAGAGGTCGTGCTGGCATTGAGGAACAATAATCATGGCGATCTGGCAGATAAATTAGACCCAGATCATGACATTCAAAGTGCTG ATGAAGCCACTTCATCTAAGTCTGCAACTAGTCCTCCTGCTGTTATGCCAGCTAGTGCCACCGGCGACAAAGGCCCGACCCCCAATACCCGGCCCTCCATCACCCTGGAAACATTGTGGAATCAACTACCGGTACGGGTCACTAACTCGTTAAAGAAGATGGACAGAAACACACACACGGTCGAAGATCTTGCTGAACACTTCG atctCACTAATGAAGAATATGAGGAACTTAAATCTAAAGCAGATCCTGGAAGCAGCATTACTTTGGATATCCTTAAGTTAAAGCATTCCCAGGCTCCCGAGTTTAAGCTCCGTACCATATACCAGGCACTTCAGGCAATACAAAGATTGGACATTGTGTCTGAAATAGAACAAAAGACTGGCGTACAGTCCCCCTTTCATATTGTTGAACAGCAAGCTGGTAATGATAATGGCCAAAATACTGCTCCAACTGGCAGTACTGTACAAGTCACAAATCACAGTAATGAAGGTAGAACAATTTATAGAAGGGAAGAAACCACGCGACCAGGGCATGAATATGCAAGAAATGAAGTTCTTAATCGGAATGATGTTGAAAGGAAAATGTATGTTGGGGAACAAAAACTGCCATCTACATACGAAGCGGTACCAACTAATGACATGGAAACTGCGGAAAATGTAAATGCAAAGTCCCTTTATTCAGCAGGTAGGACAACAGAACCAAACATTGGATCGCCGGGCTTTGATGGAGGACCGAAGCTGTCGTTATATGAGCAGTTTCAGCAATCAAATTCGGTATCTAACGGTCAATCAACAAACATCTTACCCAAACCGACTTGGTCGATGTCTCAAAGACCTAAATTGACAAATTCTGACCGTTCAGAAACTGCATCGGGGAGATCTACGACTAAAAAGACTTCAATTCATGACTCTAACCATGAAGCTGAAAATGATCTGAATATTGACAGTACTATATGTAATAATATTGTTGCCGAAGACTCCGATTCTGATAATAATATTAAGGAAatcaataatgaaacaaatgatgGCGTGAAAGGTACGGAAGAAACGAAGTTAAAACCAGGTGTCACTGAGCAGAATGACAAAGAGCTCAAACCAAGTGAATATAGATTCAATCCAAAAATGGCCCCGTTTGATAGTATTGATAAAGTTAATCAACAAATCGAGGAAACAGCCAATAGAGATAATGAACAACAGAGAATGTTAATGTTGAAAGACAACAACAGCACTGAAATGAGACAATCTCTGACAGCCTCTTTTGATAGCGGAACAAGTTTAGCTGCACCCAATTTATCATGTGAAACACCTTCGAACCAAAAAGAAGAGTCGTGTGAATCTAAGCGTTTGTACGAAAATGAAAATTCTGCCGCTATGGAAAATATCCCGATTGTTCAGACAAGGGGGAGTCACCCAAAGTCACCTTCAGACGAACTTCGACTGAAAAGAAATAAGTTACGAAATCGGGTATTTGGTGAAAAGATAACAAACGACAATAACATTGAACATATGCATTCTGAAATATTTCCATCAACATCTACAACTGGAATTGGGCCAGGTTCTTTATCGTCCGTCAAAAAGGAAGATGTCCAGAAATTAAACAGTGAAACATTCAGAAAAAATGAAGTTAACGAAGCGGTGCCGAGTAACAATAATGCCAAAGAAAACACCAACACAAAAACAGAGACTCGAATAAAATATAGCTGTGAACATTACATAGATCATTCATTAGAGGACAAATATATTCACGTCCCTAAACATGTTCAGAGCGATACGGAACTAGACAGTATACGTGAAAAGGGAAAGAATAAAGATTTGCCTGGTTTTCGCGAAAGTGAAGATCTGGACTCAGCTGAGTACAAAGGTCATGATTCAGTATTTACCATCAGTAGCGAGGAACAAAGTACCAGTAGTTCAACAATGCTAGAAAACCAACGTACAGACACACCAGACAGTGTTTGGTCTCAAAATTCTGAGCAACCGCGAGAAGTGACTGTTCACATAGAACATGAACGTCATATGAACAATCGCACTTGTGACAATTTGTGCTTAGAAGAAGAGGGGAAGTCAACAGAAACACAGCGTCAATCTTTTAAAAGTTATGCTAGTGGTGCTGTGTCATGGATAGCATACATGCGCCAAAAAATGTTGTAG
- the LOC128211371 gene encoding uncharacterized protein LOC128211371 — MNKEEEDAFLKILLEFSDTVDPMTLLLDLPCLSRSARKNVVNSQTGAWCGSSEKAALRLHGALAKRPEGFREIVLALRRHNHDELADKLDPRHQIQEKDTTLCLEVRHLSDMPTGAGVNMCKTTKTVVAARQMTEPNIGSPGYVGGPRLSLSEQFQQPKPVISGQTTTNLPAPTWSMSQRPTWCSTNEKSSIHDSYGEPVQDVDIANNFGEDSDSDNNNDNKENNKEAHVAKKCTENTSEFKMVIVETELNLPKSPADELLLKRNELRNRVFEEKIANDNNIEHMHSELFPSTSTTGIGSSCLSSVGKIDVKISNEETLRQFEVNEGASNNNSAKEKGNTKTETRGKYSCENYIDHSLEDKHIHVPEHVESDTELDSIREKGKNKDLPGFRESQDLDSAENKGHDSVFAISSEDQSASSSTILENQRTDSPGSVWPPNFDQPRDVTVHREHERRTNNNICENVSVEGQSTETRCQSSNMYVNGVVSWLLYIGDKML, encoded by the exons atgaacaaagagGAAGAAGACGCATTCCTAAAAATTCTGCTTGAGTTCAGCGATACAGTGGATCCCATGACGCTGCTCCTCGACTTACCATGTCTATCTCGAAGTGCAAGA AAAAATGTAGTGAACTCGCAGACAGGAGCATGGTGTGGCTCGAGTGAAAAAGCAGCTCTAAGGCTACATGGTGCTTTAGCTAAGAGGCCAGAAGGATTCCGAGAGATCGTGTTGGCATTAAGGAGGCATAATCATGACGAGCTCGCAGACAAATTAGACCCTCGTCATCAAATACAAG AAAAAGATACCACTCTATGCTTAGAAGTCCGCCATCTTTCTGATATGCCAACTGGTGCCGGCGTAAATATGTGCAAAACTACGAAAACTGTTGTTGCAGCAAGACAGATGACAGAACCAAATATTGGATCGCCGGGCTATGTCGGAGGACCGAGGTTGTCGTTGTCTGAGCAGTTTCAGCAACCAAAACCTGTAATTAGCGGTCAAACAACAACCAACTTGCCTGCACCGACCTGGTCAATGTCCCAAAGACCAACATGGTGTTCAACGAATGAAAAGTCTTCAATACACGATTCTTATGGTGAACCAGTACAGGATGTTGATATTGCGAATAATTTTGGTGAAGATTCCGAttctgataataataatgataataaggAAAACAATAAAGAAGCCCATGTTGCCAAAAAATGCACAGAAAATACGAGtgaatttaaaatggtgattgTTGAGACAGAATTAAATCTTCCGAAGTCACCTGCAGACGAACTTCTTCTGAAAAGAAATGAGCTACGAAATCGggtatttgaagaaaaaatagcAAACGACAATAACATTGAACATATGCACTCTGAATTATTTCCATCAACATCTACAACTGGAATAGGGTCCAGCTGTTTGTCGTCTGTCGGAAAGATAGATGTCAAGATATCCAACGAAGAAACACTCAGACAATTTGAAGTGAACGAAGGGGCATCAAATAACAATAGTGccaaagaaaaaggaaacacGAAAACAGAGACTCGAGGAAAATATAGCTGTGAAAATTACATAGATCATTCCTTAGAGGACAAACATATTCACGTCCCTGAACACGTTGAGAGCGATACGGAACTAGACAGTATACGAGAGAAgggaaaaaataaagatttgccTGGTTTTCGCGAAAGTCAGGATCTGGATTCAGCTGAAAATAAAGGTCATGATTCAGTATTTGCCATCAGTAGCGAGGACCAAAGTGCAAGTAGTTCAACAATACTAGAAAATCAACGTACAGACTCACCAGGCAGTGTTTGGCCTCCAAATTTTGATCAACCGCGTGATGTGACTGTTCACAGAGAACATGAACGTCGTACGAACAATaacatttgtgaaaatgttAGTGTAGAAGGGCAGTCAACAGAAACACGATGCCAATcttcaaacatgtatgttaacGGTGTGGTGTCATGGTTACTATACATTGGTGATAAGATGTTGTAG